One part of the Lepeophtheirus salmonis chromosome 14, UVic_Lsal_1.4, whole genome shotgun sequence genome encodes these proteins:
- the Ipp gene encoding inositol polyphosphate 1-phosphatase: protein MTSVRQFVSDIVRVSEKASLIARACRREEDLFSLLIEEKECGERPDFKTLADVLIQEMIKYELAEVHLSREQIKGEENNEFTNTLGDSITVKVQKEEEDTARLLESVLDGHDRSAKTLASLIHTKDVNVGGSVIEDILESIPKDLELDVSNVALWVDPIDSTSNYIRGTEGSSSPITNVASNGLPVVTVLIGVYDIQTGKPILGVINCPFVERDPASNDWRGSIFWGYTQGDICYNNLKMVPSLSKPVIVCGNKESSDMMESLKSKYNIVRAQGAGYKTLVVALGLSDFYICSKPTTNKWDTCAGHGILVSLGGDICDFYGDENINYIYENESASGLEKWRNASGIIAYRDRSKLWALRQDIADLSSSSN from the exons ATGACGTCCGTGCGACAATTTGTTTCCGACATAGTACGTGTCTCTGAGAAAGCTTCCTTGATCGCCAGAGCCTGTCGGAGGGAAGAGGATCTCTTTTCCTTACTTATTGAGGAAAAGGAATGTGGTGAGCGACCGGATTTCAAGACTCTAGCGGACGTACTCATCCAGGAGATGATTAAATACGAGCTTGCCGAAGTTCATTTGTCCCGTGAGCAGATTAAAGGAGAGGAAAACAACGAGTTTACAAATACATTGGGGGACTCCATTACGGTAAAGGTGCAGAAAGAAGAGGAAGACACAGCAAGACTCTTGGAGTCCGTCCTTGATGGACACGATCGCTCTGCTAAAACGTTAGCATCGTTAATTCATACTAAAGATGTAAATGTTGGAGGGTCTGTTATTGAAGACATCCTTGAGTCCATTCCGAAGGACTTGGAGCTAGATGTTTCAAATGTGGCTCTATGGGTAGATCCAATCG ATTCCACGAGTAACTATATACGTGGCACAGAAGGCTCCTCCTCTCCTATTACCAATGTTGCCTCCAATGGGCTCCCAGTCGTAACAGTCCTTATAGGTGTGTATGATATTCAGACAGGGAAACCCATTCTTGGAGTGATCAACTGTCCTTTCGTTGAACGGGATCCAGCATCCAATGACTGGAGGGGTAGTATATTTTGGGGTTACACTCAAGGAGATATTTgttataacaatttgaaaatggtTCCTTCTTTGTCGAAACCTGTTATTGTTTGCGGGAATAAAGAGAGCTCTGACATGATGGAGagtcttaaatcaaaatataacattGTTCGGGCTCAAGGAGCCGGTTACAAAACCCTTGTTGTAGCTCTTGGCCTTtctgatttttatatttgttctaaACCAACTACAAATAAGTGGGATACGTGTGCTGGTCATGGGATACTTGTGAGCTTAGGAGGGGATATTTGTGATTTCTACGgagatgaaaatattaattatatttatgaaaatgaatctgCTAGTGGTCTAGAAAAATGGAGGAATGCGAGTGGAATCATCGCTTACAGAGATCGTTCCAAGCTTTGGGCACTTCGTCAAGATATTGCAGATCTATCATCTTCATCTAATTAA